From Anaerococcus urinomassiliensis:
GATGCACACGAAAAATTTAGTGAAATAAATGAAGCATATGAAGTGCTTTCAGATCCTGAAAAGAGAAAAAAATACGATATGTTTGGTAAGAACGCTAATTTCTCTGGTGGACAAAACTTCAATCCAAGTGATTTTGGTTTCGATTTTGGAAATTTTGGTAGAGGTGCAAGCTATAGCTATTCTACAGGTGGAGATAGTGGATTCTCAGATTTTTTTGATACACTTTTTGGTGGCATTGGAAGGACAGCTTCACAAGCTAAATCTAAAAGATTTACCAATAGCCAAGGCTTCAATGCGAAGAAAAAGAATACTTTAGATGCAAAAATAGAAATATCAATAGATGAAGCAATCAATGGTACTAGTAAAACAATAGCTATCAAAGATGGTAATACTACAAAAAATGTAGAAATTTCTATACCAAAAGGAATAAAAAACAATAATAAGATTAAGGTAAATGGTTCAAAATATGGTATTAATTCTTATATTTTGGCCAAAGTAATAATTAAGGAAGAAGATAACCGTAGGGTCGAAGGCAATGACATCTTACAAAAAGAAAAAATAATGCCATGGGATGCCTATTTTGGAACAAAGAAAAAGATATCAACCTTAGATGGAAGTCTTATGGTGACCATACCTGAAAAAATTCACTCTGGACAAAAGATGAGACTAAAAGGTTTTGGTTACAAGGATAGAAAAGGTAAGAAAGGCGATTTAATCTTAGAACTGATGGTTGATAACCCAGAAAATATGAGTGAAGAAGCAAAAGAACTATATGAAAAATTAAGTGAAATAGAGGGATAAGTTATGGATTATAAAAAATTTACACAAAAGTCATTAGAAGCAATAAATGATGCAAATAGCATAGCAATTAAAAACTCCAATCCAGAAGTTAATGAAATTCACTTAAACTATGCTAGTATTGAAAACTCAGATTCTATAGTAGCTCAAGTGATTAAAACTATGGATGTCGATTTCAATGCTTATAGAAACGAAATAAAGGATTTAGTAGAAAGACTTCCACAAGCAAGTGGAGGCTCTGATATATATCCAACACAAACATTTACTAGGATACTCCTTAAGAGTGAAGATGAAGCCAAGGATATGGGAGATAGTTTTGTTTCCCTTGAGCATATATTTTTGGCTTTATTGAATGAAAAAACTAAAGTTAGCGATATTAATAAGAGATATGGTTTGACCTACAAGTCTTTTAAGAATTCTATTGAAAAGGTCAGAAAAGGTCAAAAAGTTACTAGCGACAATCCAGAAGAAACTAATAATCCATTGGAAAAATTTGGTCGTGATCTTACTCAGGAGGCTAGAGAGGGTAAAATAGATCCAGTTATAGGTCGTGATAGTGAGATAAGAAATGCTCTTAGAATTTTATCAAGACGTAAGAAAAACAATCCAGTATTGATTGGTAATCCAGGTGTTGGTAAAACGGCCATAGTAGAGGGATTAGCACAAAGGATTGTAAATAACGACGTTCCAGAGCCACTTCAAGGTAGAACTATATTTTCTCTTGACATGGGTTCTCTTGTAGCAGGTGCAAAATATCGTGGTCAATTTGAAGAAAGACTAAAGGCAGTAATTGAAGAAGTACAAAATTCTGATGGTCAAATAATAATGTTTATAGATGAAATCCACACTCTAGTTGGTGCTGGAAAATCAGAAGGCGCTATGGATGCATCAAATATTATGAAACCAATGTTAGCACGTGGTGAGATAAAGGTGATCGGTGCAACTACCTTAAACGAATACCGTGAATATATTGAAAAAGATGGTGCGCTTGAAAGACGTTTCCAAAAAGTAATGGTCAATGAACCGAGCGTTGAAGATACTATTAGTATCCTAAGAGGTATCAAGGATAAGTACGAAATATTTCACGGCATTAGAATACAAGATAGTGCTGTAATAGCTGCAGCTCAATTATCTGATAGGTACATTAGCGATAGATTTCTTCCAGATAAGGCCATAGACCTTATGGATGAGGCTTGTGCTACCGTTCGTACAGAAATAGATACAATGCCAACTTATCTTGATGAGGCAAAGAGAAAATTATTACAATTGCAAATAGAAATCACTGCTCTTAAAAAAGAAGAAGATGAATCGTCAAAAGAAAGATTAAATATTTTAGAAAGAGAATTAGCTGACCTATCAGAAAAATATGATGCGGACTTTTTAAGATGGAAAGAACAAAAATCTTCAATCGATGATGTAAAAAATATCAAAGAAGAGATAGACAAGGTAAAGGTAGAAATAGATAAGGCAGAACGTAATTATGACTTTGAAAAACTTTCTGAACTTAGATATGGAACTCTTCCAGGCCTTGAAGAAAAATTAAAGAAAGCTAGTGACTTATCACAAAATGATAATGAGGATTCTATAAAAGAAGTGGTAACTGATGAAGATGTTGCAGATGTAGTAAGCAACTGGACAGGAATACCAGTATCAAAACTTGTAGAGAGCGAAAGAGAAAAGATATTATCTTTGCCAGAGAAACTTCATCAAAGAGTAATAGGACAAGATCAAGCAGTGGAAGCTGTTTCAGATGCTATAATTCGTGCTAGAAGTGGCCTAAAGGATGCATCTAAACCAATTGGGTCTTTTATATTCTTAGGTCCAACTGGTGTTGGTAAGACAGAACTTGCAAAGGCATTATCTGAGGCTATGTTTGATGACGAGAACCATATGTTAAGAATTGATATGAGTGAATATATGGAAAAATATTCAGTGTCAAGACTTATTGGTGCAGCTCCTGGTTATGTGGGATACGAAGAAGGTGGCCAACTAACAGAGGCCGTAAGGCGTATGCCATATGCAGTTATCTTATTTGATGAGATTGAAAAAGCCCATCCAGATGTATTTAATATATTATTACAAGTCTTAGATGATGGTAGACTAACAGATAGTATGGGCAGAACAGTAGATTTTAAAAACACAATTATAATAATGACTTCAAATATAGGAAGCCAATATTTATTAGATGGTCTAAAAGATGATGGTAGTATTGATGATATGAATCAAAAATTAGTAGAAGAAGCTCTAAGAACTTCTTTTAAACCAGAATTCTTAAACCGTATTGATGATATAGTTATGTTTAGTCCACTAACTAGCGATCAAGTTTATAAGATTATAGACTTACAAGTGGCTGATATTAGTAAACGATTAAAAGACTTAAATATAGACTTGGATATCACTCCAGCAGCCAAAGAATATATTCTTGCTAATTCTTACGATGTAGACTATGGTGCTAGACCGGTAAAAAGATACTTACAAAAAAATGTTGAAACAAAACTAGGTAAGCTCATTATTGAAGGAAAAGTAAAAGCAAAAGACAAGGCAATTCTAGACCTTGGTGAAAATAATGAATTAACATTCAAAGTTTGATAAGGACGGGCTTGACAGCCCGTTTTTTATACCCTAGCAAAACACTATATATAGTATGCCATTTACAAAAGATACTACATATGGTATACTTTTATAGAAATTGGAGGGGTAAATATGACTGAAGTAATAAAAAGAGACGGTAGAAAAACTGAATTTAAAACGGAAAAAATAATAATAGCTATAGAAAAAGCAATGAAAAGCCCAAGTGGTATATACATAGAAAATCAAGCAAATGAAATTGCAAATGAGATTAAAAATGAAGTTAAAAATAAAGAAGTATCCATATATGATATAGAAGAATTAGTTTACTATAAATTAATTGATAGGAATAACCCAGCTACAGCCAGAGCATATGAATCTTATAAGTCCATACAAACATATAAAAGGGAACAAAACACTTCAGATAAAGACATATTATCTCTGTTAAATATGACAAATATTGACGTGATGGAGGAAAACTCTAATAAGAACGCTGTGATAGCATCCACTCAAAGAGATTTAATAGCCGGTGAAGTTGCAAAAGATATA
This genomic window contains:
- a CDS encoding DnaJ domain-containing protein produces the protein MKYRDYYELLGVDKKASDADIKKAYRKLAKKYHPDLHPDDKDAHEKFSEINEAYEVLSDPEKRKKYDMFGKNANFSGGQNFNPSDFGFDFGNFGRGASYSYSTGGDSGFSDFFDTLFGGIGRTASQAKSKRFTNSQGFNAKKKNTLDAKIEISIDEAINGTSKTIAIKDGNTTKNVEISIPKGIKNNNKIKVNGSKYGINSYILAKVIIKEEDNRRVEGNDILQKEKIMPWDAYFGTKKKISTLDGSLMVTIPEKIHSGQKMRLKGFGYKDRKGKKGDLILELMVDNPENMSEEAKELYEKLSEIEG
- the clpB gene encoding ATP-dependent chaperone ClpB, with the protein product MDYKKFTQKSLEAINDANSIAIKNSNPEVNEIHLNYASIENSDSIVAQVIKTMDVDFNAYRNEIKDLVERLPQASGGSDIYPTQTFTRILLKSEDEAKDMGDSFVSLEHIFLALLNEKTKVSDINKRYGLTYKSFKNSIEKVRKGQKVTSDNPEETNNPLEKFGRDLTQEAREGKIDPVIGRDSEIRNALRILSRRKKNNPVLIGNPGVGKTAIVEGLAQRIVNNDVPEPLQGRTIFSLDMGSLVAGAKYRGQFEERLKAVIEEVQNSDGQIIMFIDEIHTLVGAGKSEGAMDASNIMKPMLARGEIKVIGATTLNEYREYIEKDGALERRFQKVMVNEPSVEDTISILRGIKDKYEIFHGIRIQDSAVIAAAQLSDRYISDRFLPDKAIDLMDEACATVRTEIDTMPTYLDEAKRKLLQLQIEITALKKEEDESSKERLNILERELADLSEKYDADFLRWKEQKSSIDDVKNIKEEIDKVKVEIDKAERNYDFEKLSELRYGTLPGLEEKLKKASDLSQNDNEDSIKEVVTDEDVADVVSNWTGIPVSKLVESEREKILSLPEKLHQRVIGQDQAVEAVSDAIIRARSGLKDASKPIGSFIFLGPTGVGKTELAKALSEAMFDDENHMLRIDMSEYMEKYSVSRLIGAAPGYVGYEEGGQLTEAVRRMPYAVILFDEIEKAHPDVFNILLQVLDDGRLTDSMGRTVDFKNTIIIMTSNIGSQYLLDGLKDDGSIDDMNQKLVEEALRTSFKPEFLNRIDDIVMFSPLTSDQVYKIIDLQVADISKRLKDLNIDLDITPAAKEYILANSYDVDYGARPVKRYLQKNVETKLGKLIIEGKVKAKDKAILDLGENNELTFKV